A portion of the Planctomycetia bacterium genome contains these proteins:
- a CDS encoding arylsulfatase has translation MTLRRSSHGPKPPIRRFLLHSFATLILVIANHSQVFCRVFADDLAETARRPNILLIVADDLGWADVGWHGSKFKTPNLDRLVSEGVELDRHYVQPVCSPTRTALLSGRWTSRFGPHVQRPTNLRAFPAGTTTLASALKQQGYATCMAGKWHLGSKPEWGPNHYGFDHSYGSLNGAVDPWTHEYRKGPWQHTWHRDEKILDEEGNATELVAREIVGHLKSLPEPFFAYVPFHAVHIPVDAPDEFKKPFAATQFDLDPAKNESLQRLAAFVAQMDAKVGDFVRVLDETGRRERTLIVFTSDNGGLLKGGNPYVGKVPPTPALSSNLPLRGAKAQLYEGGVRVAAFAHWKGTLTPRKMTVPMHAADWTPTLTRLAGREPSAGDRFDGRDVWPLITGKASTLEARPIYIPQGPRRAILYDDWKLIENDAKPDQPATVELFHLRVDPYEETNLAKQEPERVKKLQSMLADVRTGDLTALPDDLEGIHD, from the coding sequence ATGACTCTTCGACGCTCCAGCCATGGCCCGAAGCCGCCGATACGGCGATTTTTACTACACAGTTTTGCTACACTCATCTTGGTAATAGCGAACCATTCCCAAGTATTTTGCCGCGTTTTTGCCGATGATTTAGCGGAAACGGCGCGTCGACCCAACATCCTCCTCATCGTGGCCGACGATCTCGGCTGGGCCGACGTCGGCTGGCACGGCTCGAAGTTCAAAACGCCGAACCTCGATCGGCTGGTCAGCGAAGGAGTCGAGCTCGATCGGCACTACGTGCAGCCGGTTTGCTCGCCGACGCGCACGGCCTTATTGAGCGGTCGCTGGACGAGCCGCTTCGGCCCGCATGTGCAGCGGCCGACCAACCTGCGGGCCTTTCCCGCCGGCACGACCACGCTCGCCTCGGCTTTGAAGCAGCAAGGCTACGCCACCTGCATGGCCGGCAAGTGGCACCTCGGTTCGAAGCCCGAATGGGGACCGAACCACTACGGCTTCGACCACAGCTACGGCTCGCTCAACGGGGCGGTCGACCCCTGGACCCACGAATATCGCAAGGGCCCGTGGCAGCACACTTGGCACCGCGACGAAAAGATTCTCGACGAAGAAGGGAACGCCACCGAACTCGTGGCCCGGGAAATCGTCGGGCACTTGAAGTCGCTCCCCGAACCGTTCTTCGCCTACGTGCCGTTCCATGCCGTGCACATTCCGGTCGACGCGCCGGACGAGTTCAAAAAACCGTTCGCCGCCACCCAGTTCGATCTCGACCCGGCGAAGAACGAATCGCTGCAACGCCTGGCGGCGTTCGTCGCCCAAATGGATGCGAAAGTCGGCGACTTCGTCCGTGTGCTCGACGAAACGGGCCGCCGTGAGCGAACGTTGATCGTATTCACCAGCGACAATGGCGGGCTTCTGAAAGGGGGCAACCCCTACGTCGGCAAGGTGCCCCCCACGCCGGCGCTCAGCAGCAACCTGCCGCTGCGGGGCGCCAAGGCGCAACTCTACGAAGGAGGCGTGCGGGTGGCGGCTTTCGCCCATTGGAAAGGGACGCTCACTCCGCGCAAAATGACCGTGCCGATGCACGCCGCCGATTGGACGCCGACGCTCACTCGGTTGGCCGGCCGCGAGCCTTCGGCGGGCGACCGCTTCGACGGCCGCGACGTTTGGCCGCTCATCACGGGCAAGGCGTCGACGCTCGAAGCCCGGCCGATCTACATTCCGCAGGGTCCTCGACGGGCAATTCTTTACGACGATTGGAAGCTGATCGAGAACGACGCCAAGCCCGATCAGCCTGCGACGGTTGAGCTCTTTCACTTGAGGGTCGACCCGTACGAAGAAACCAACCTGGCCAAGCAGGAGCCGGAGCGAGTGAAGAAGCTCCAATCCATGCTGGCCGACGTGCGGACCGGCGATCTGACGGCGCTACCCGACGATCTTGAAGGAATCCACGACTAA
- a CDS encoding sulfatase, translated as MKYLAPLLSFVAAYTAAVARLASASGAAPLERPNIVWILVDDMSANFSCYGEKTIETPHVDRMAREGLRFSRAFVTAPVCSPSRSALITGMYQTSIGAQNHRSGRGSEKIYLPDGVTPLPALFKQAGYYTAIGGGVAPGGKNPGAGKKPAGKKAAAKKAAGKPDGEESAGKGLGKTDYNFEYDRAMFDGPDWSGRADGQPFFMQVMLSGGKQRGGTTESAKKLSANAATVFGAALKPDAVVLPPYYPRDPVLLDDWAAYLDSVRMTDRKVGEILTRLASEGILDQTLVVFLTDHGISHARGKQFLYDEGIHVPLVLRGPKTPRGAVRDDLVSHIDLAATSLAYAGIEIPNSMQGRDLFASDFKPRDAVFAARDRCDETVEHIRAVRTDRFKYVRNYLPARPHLQPNNYKDGKSIVARLRELHAEQKLDAMQEKLLFAPTRPAEELYDLAADPFETRNLADDPQHRATLETLRARLDRWVTETGDRGAKSESEARYDSDMRVYLAEKRTEAQRTVTETNIRQMKAWAAEGK; from the coding sequence ATGAAATATCTCGCCCCCCTGCTCTCGTTCGTCGCCGCGTACACGGCGGCGGTCGCCCGACTCGCATCGGCCTCCGGAGCCGCTCCGCTCGAGCGGCCGAACATCGTCTGGATTCTCGTCGACGACATGTCGGCCAACTTCTCGTGCTACGGCGAGAAAACGATCGAAACGCCGCACGTCGATCGCATGGCCCGTGAAGGCCTCCGCTTCTCCCGCGCCTTCGTCACGGCGCCGGTCTGCTCGCCGTCGCGATCGGCCCTGATCACCGGGATGTACCAAACCTCGATCGGCGCGCAGAACCATCGGAGCGGCCGCGGCAGCGAAAAGATCTACCTGCCCGACGGCGTCACGCCCTTGCCGGCGCTGTTCAAGCAGGCGGGCTACTACACGGCTATCGGCGGCGGTGTCGCGCCCGGCGGGAAAAATCCGGGCGCGGGGAAAAAGCCCGCGGGCAAGAAAGCCGCCGCGAAAAAAGCAGCCGGCAAACCCGATGGCGAAGAATCCGCGGGCAAGGGCCTGGGAAAAACCGACTACAACTTCGAATACGACCGGGCGATGTTCGACGGCCCCGATTGGTCGGGACGGGCCGACGGACAACCGTTCTTCATGCAGGTGATGCTCTCCGGCGGCAAACAGCGCGGCGGCACCACGGAGTCGGCCAAGAAGCTTTCTGCCAATGCGGCGACGGTGTTCGGCGCGGCCCTGAAGCCCGATGCCGTCGTGCTGCCCCCCTACTACCCGCGCGATCCGGTGCTGCTCGACGATTGGGCCGCCTACCTCGACAGCGTCCGAATGACGGACCGGAAGGTCGGCGAGATCCTGACCCGCCTGGCGAGCGAAGGGATTCTGGATCAGACGCTCGTCGTGTTCCTCACCGACCACGGCATCAGCCACGCCCGCGGCAAGCAGTTCCTGTACGACGAAGGGATTCACGTGCCGCTGGTGCTGCGCGGGCCCAAGACGCCGCGGGGCGCCGTGCGCGACGACCTCGTCTCGCATATCGACCTGGCGGCCACGAGCCTGGCCTACGCCGGAATCGAAATCCCCAACAGCATGCAGGGACGCGACCTGTTTGCCAGCGACTTCAAGCCGCGCGACGCCGTCTTCGCCGCCCGCGACCGGTGCGACGAAACGGTTGAGCATATTCGGGCCGTCCGGACCGACCGGTTCAAGTACGTCCGCAACTACCTCCCCGCCCGGCCGCACCTGCAGCCCAACAACTACAAGGACGGCAAGTCGATCGTCGCTCGCTTGCGCGAGTTGCACGCCGAGCAAAAACTTGACGCCATGCAGGAAAAGCTGCTGTTCGCCCCGACGCGGCCGGCCGAGGAACTGTACGATCTGGCGGCCGACCCGTTCGAGACGCGAAACCTGGCCGACGATCCGCAGCACCGCGCGACGCTCGAGACCTTGCGGGCTCGGCTCGATCGCTGGGTGACGGAAACCGGCGATCGGGGCGCCAAGTCGGAATCGGAGGCCAGGTACGATAGCGACATGCGGGTCTATCTGGCGGAAAAGAGAACCGAGGCCCAACGGACGGTCACCGAGACGAACATCCGGCAGATGAAGGCCTGGGCCGCAGAGGGCAAATGA